In Cryptomeria japonica chromosome 10, Sugi_1.0, whole genome shotgun sequence, a genomic segment contains:
- the LOC131038574 gene encoding protein NUCLEAR FUSION DEFECTIVE 4 translates to MKGVEVVKQIWRNRWFVVVASIWVQSCAGLGYVFGSLSPIIKSSLHYNQKQINRLGVAKDIGDSVGLVAGSLCEILPTWGLLLIGALQNLVGYGWLWLIVLHRAPTLPFWMICGLLCIGANGETYFNTAALVSCVKIFPKNRGPIVGILKGFAGLSGAIFALIYAAMCAPDQAAFIILVAVVPSLVVMSMMFIVRPIPIREQKQESDSNYFNYIYGFCMLLAVYLMATMLVQDVFDVKRILSIIFFVGLLILLLLPLALPLISTFSGDTHSTCPVTAYTSPAVHEPLLQNDPSLTTLTQQSIHGSFLLSELEDEKTREVDLLPECERRKHLSRLHSRLLRAAAEGAVRIKGRRGPHRGEDFTLMQALIKADFWLLFFALLFGAGSGLTVIDNLGQMSQSLGYDNSHIFVSMISIWNFLGRVGGGFLSEIVARDYAYPRPVTMAVAQILMAIGHFLFAMGWSGSLYTGTLLVGLGYGAHWSITPATASELFGLKNFGVLYNFLTMANPAGSLIFSGFIAGSIYDWEAEKQHQPRHHMKAGTMTTGPFDEDHPLKCVGVVCFSLTYKIMVGVCIFGAVLSMILVYRTRRVYRTIYAQQSSSMKEVKTSYAKHDQEASCSI, encoded by the exons ATGAAGGGAGTAGAGGTTGTGAAGCAGATATGGCGCAATAGATGGTTTGTTGTAGTTGCAAGCATATGGGTTCAATCATGTGCAGGTCTTGGGTATGTGTTTGGAAGCCTTTCACCCATTATCAAGAGCTCGTTGCATTACAACCAGAAGCAGATAAACAGATTGGGTGTGGCAAAGGATATTGGTGACAGTGTTGGATTGGTTGCAGGGTCCCTCTGTGAAATCCTGCCTACATGGGGACTTCTGTTGATTGGTGCATTGCAAAATCTTGTTGGATATGGTTGGCTGTGGCTTATAGTGTTGCATAGAGCACCCACCTTGCCATTTTGGATG ATTTGTGGGCTTCTGTGCATTGGAGCCAATGGAGAAACATATTTCAACACAGCTGCACTGGTATCCTGTGTGAAAATTTTTCCCAAGAACAGAGGCCCTATTGTTGGAATACTGAAGGGGTTTGCAGGCTTAAGCGGTGCAATATTTGCACTGATATATGCGGCCATGTGTGCTCCTGATCAAGCTGCCTTTATTATCCTGGTAGCAGTTGTTCCTTCTCTGGTGGTCATGAGCATGATGTTCATTGTGAGGCCAATTCCCATTAGAGAGCAGAAGCAAGAATCAGATTCTAACTATTTCAATTACATATATGGCTTCTGCATGTTATTGGCTGTCTATCTGATGGCTACCATGCTTGTGCAAGATGTCTTTGATGTGAAGAGGATATTAAGCATAATTTTCTTTGTTGGACTGCTCATTCTCCTGCTTCTTCCTTTGGCTTTGCCTCTGATCTCAACCTTTTCTGGGGACACTCATTCCACTTGTCCTGTAACTGCTTATACATCTCCTGCAGTGCATGAACCACTCCTGCAAAATGATCCATCTCTGACAACACTTACACAACAGTCCATCCATGGTAGTTTTCTTCTGAGTGAACTTGAGGATGAGAAGACTCGTGAAGTGGATCTTCTCCCAGAATGTGAGAGAAGAAAGCATTTGTCCCGGTTACATAGTCGCCTACTGCGTGCTGCTGCAGAAGGTGCTGTGAGAATCAAGGGAAGAAGAGGACCACACAGAGGTGAAGATTTTACTCTGATGCAGGCTCTCATAAAGGCTGACTTTTGGCTACTCTTCTTTGCCTTGCTGTTTGGAGCAGGATCAGGCTTGACTGTCATTGATAATCTGGGTCAGATGAGTCAATCATTGGGATATGATAATTCTCATATTTTTGTGTCCATGATAAGCATTTGGAACTTCCTCGGTCGTGTTGGGGGTGGATTTTTGTCTGAGATTGTTGCGAG GGACTATGCATATCCACGACCGGTGACAATGGCAGTAGCTCAAATTCTGATGGCTATTGGGCATTTTCTTTTTGCAATGGGTTGGTCTGGATCTCTATATACAGGCACTCTGCTTGTTGGTCTAGGATATGGTGCCCATTGGTCTATAACACCAGCTACTGCTTCTGAACTCTTTGGGCTGAAGAACTTTGGTGTCCTATACAATTTTCTTACCATGGCTAATCCAGCAGGATCTTTAATTTTCTCTGGCTTCATTGCTGGTTCAATCTATGATTGGGAAGCAGAAAAGCAGCACCAACCAAGGCACCATATGAAGGCTGGTACTATGACAACTGGGCCTTTCGATGAGGACCACCCCTTGAAATGTGTGGGTGTAGTGTGTTTTTCCCTCACATACAAGATCATGGTAGGAGTGTGTATCTTCGGGGCAGTCCTGAGTATGATTCTTGTTTACAGGACCAGAAGAGTTTATCGCACCATCTATGCACAACAGAGTTCTTCTATGAAGGAGGTTAAAACTTCATATGCAAAGCATGATCAGGAAGCATCATGCAGTATCTAG